The Mercurialis annua linkage group LG7, ddMerAnnu1.2, whole genome shotgun sequence genome includes the window AATGCCACTACCGGGAAACGTTCCCCCCACATCATACTTCACTCCCACCCAACAAACCACCCAAAAATTTTCACTAAGACCGGGCATGACCCCCATCAACCTCTCATTCACTCCAAACACCACCCCGACTCCCAGACCTACCACCGAGACTCCAAACCCCACGCCAGCACAAATCCAAGAATACATCAAATTTCACACTCGGCAACTGGCCTTCCTTCAACAAGTACAACACGCCCATGCTCAGCCAGCGACCGTAGCAACATCCCAAGGCAACATTACCACCCCACCATACATTCCAACCGCACCACCCCATCCACAAGAATTTTACCAAGGCCGGACAACACCCGAGGAAACAAACCACGAGAAAAACCCACGTGAACAAAATGCGAAGGAAACACAAGGAATACTAGCCGGGCACAAATCCCCGGAAGGACCGAAGAAAACACCCAAACGAGTTGAAATCGAAGAGAGCGTTCACAGCTCGGGAGCCGAGTCACCAAAGAAAAAGAATCTAGAGCAAGAAATTACCGAAAGGGTTAGAACCGAAATGGAAAAATTCAGGAGAAAAGAACCAAGAAACACAAGTTTCTTAAACATCGGGAACCCACTGTCTGCCGAGATACGGGAGGAACCTTTCCCCTTAAACTACAAAACACCGCAGTTAGACGACTACAATGGAATAGGGGATCCGGTCACACACTTGAGCTGTTTCCAAGTAGTCATGATGGTACAAAGTTTGTCTGAAGCCGCGGTCTGCAAGCTTTTTCCAACAACCCTAAAGGGACCGGCAACAATCTGGTATCAAAGTCTGAAAGAAGGCTCTATTCGTAGTTTTGACGAGCTAGCAAAAGCCTTCCGAACTCATTTTGCACCGAGCATACAGCGAAAGAAAAAGTCCAGCGACCTAAAGCTCTGCTACCAGAAACCGGGAGAAAGTTTACAGAGCTACATTGCCAgattcaatgccgaggcattcGAAGTAGGAAATTTAAACGACGATACCGTGATAGACGCAATGAAGGACAACACGACGATGATGGCCTTCAGGGATAACCTGATAACGAATCCGGTGCAAACTTACTCCCAGCTTATGGACCGGGCATGGAATTACATAAACCTGGACGAGGAACAACGACGAAAAGCCGCACAAACCACAACACAGTTCCAAACACCAAGGCCTATTTTCAATCAGCCAGCTAGGCAAGAACGGTTCAGACCACGAAACCAACAACAAGCTAGCCCACAACAAACAGAGCCACACCGACCAGTAAAAGTGAAGACCAAGCCTTCATCCCACTTAACACACCGAGATCACACATCCTAATGTGGATACAGAACAACAATGAACCAGTAAGGTACCCACCCAAGCTTCAGCATGAGGGAGACAGGACGAAATATTGCCAATTTCACGATGGCCATGGCCATGTCACAGATGAATGTGGAAGCCTAAAGAAAGAAATTGATCGACTGGTGCAAGTCGGTCGTTTAAAAGATTTTGTCGCACAAAACAAGAATTATAGCTCAGGAGGAAATTACCGGGGCGAGCATAGTGGAAAAAGAGAGGAAGCACCACCCGCCAAGAGACAAAATGTATCGGGTGTAATAAACACCATAGCAGGTGGTATGGCTGACCCCGAATACAGACGAGGAAGACGCAAAAGGCAGAAAATAGTGATGAACATATCAGCAGCTAAACCCCTACCCGAAGTTCGTTTCAACACAACTGACGGCGAAGGAATAGATTTTCCACACCAAGACCCTTTGGTAATCTCAGGTCTAATCGAAAACTTCTGGGTAATGAGGCAGCTGATCGATGAAGGGAGCTCGGTTAACCTCATCACAAAACAGGCATACCTCGGAATAGGATGCTCTATCCTAAATCTCAAACCGGTCAAAACCCCGCTAGTCGGACTAGGAGGAACACCGGTACAAGCAGAAGGGGTGGCGGAACTGACGGTAGAGGTGGGAAAAGAAAATGGCTCACCAGGAGGAGGCCTGGTCGGTAACACCaagaaattcaaaatattattcATGGTCGTCGACATGCCACTTGCTTACAACGTCATACTCGGCAGACCAATGTTATACAACACCGGGGCAGTCACATGCATCAAATACTTGTGTATGAAAATACCGACCGAAGCAGGAGTGGTGGTAGTAAAAGGAAGGCAAGACATAGCCAAGCAATGCTACTTGGTATCAATGAAAGGAGTATCAGAAACCTTGGCCATAGAAACAATGGAGATACCAGACTCGGACGAAGGCAAGCTCGAACCGCATGGAAAGTTAGAAAAAGTAAATCTGGCAGGAATAACGCCAAGATCGGTCCAAATAGGGGCAGCATTGCCCAAACTGATAAAACGAGAGATAACCGACATGCTGATCAGAAACGAAGTCGAATTCGTCAACACCCCGGGCGAGATAGAAGGAGTTGATCCGGCAATAATATCACATAAGCTAAATGTTGACCCAAAACACAAGCCaatcaaacaaaagaaaagagtcTTTGCAGTAGACAGACAAATCGCTATCAAAGCCGAAGTAGACAAATTGTTAGCAGCAGGGTTTATCAGAAGAGTGTACTACCCGGAGTGACTATCAAACGTAGTGCTCATAAAAAAGCCGAATGGAAAATGGAGATTATGCATAGATTTCACAAATCTAAACCGAGCATGTCCAAAGGATAGCTACCCCCTGCCAAATATTGACCAGCTGGTCGACTCAACCAGTGGCTACGAAGTCTACTCGTTCATCGATGCAGCCCAGGGATATCACCAGATTCCAATGCacaaagaagatgaagaaaaaacaAGCTTTGTAACCGACAGCGGCACATATTGCTACAAACAAATGCCATTCGGATTAAAAAATGCGGGAGCAACCTACCAGCGACTAATGAACTTCGTGTTCAAAGACTAGATCGGTCGAAACATGGAAGTTTATGTCGACGACATCATTGTCAAGTCCAAAAAAGTAGAAGACCACGCAAATGACCTGGAAGAAGTCTTCACTAAGctcaaaaaattcaaactcAAGCTCAATCCGGATAAATGCGCATTCGGGGTCCCAGCAGGAAAATTCCTCGGATACCTCATCTCTCAAAAAGGCATCGAAGTAAACCCGGAAAAAACAAAGGCAATTttggacatgaaggcaccaaaGTCGGCCAAAGAGGTTTAGAAGCTCAACGGTAGAATCACGGCCCTCGGTCGATTCGTGTCCAACTCGGCCAAGAGATGTCTTCCATTCttcaaaacattaagaaacgTGCAAAAATTCGAATGGAATGAAGAATGTCAACAGTCTTTCGAGGAACTCAAGAAGTTCCTAAGTTCGCCGCCACTTCTCGGACGACCCGAAGCAGGAGAGACACTATATCTATATCTGAGCGTCACAAACGAAACAGTGGCGTCGGTACTGGTCAAGGAAGAGAAAACTGAGCAGAAACCGGTGTACTACACAAGCAAAGTGCTAAAGGGGCCCGAGCTTAGATATAGCAAAATCGAAAAATTTGCGTTGGCTTTAGTCCTGACAGttgaaaaactaaaaagataCTTCCAGGCTCACACGGTAATAGTCCGAACAAACCAACCCTTGAGGAAAGCACTCGCAAGACCAGAAACGTCAGGACGGATAATCAACTGGTCGGTCATGATAGGATCATACGACATCAAATACGAACCACGAACAGCAATGAAAGCTCAATACTGGCCGACTTTGTAGCAGAAACCACAACACACGACCAACCCACCGAGGTGGACAAGGGTTTGGTCAGCTGGACATTGCAAGTAGATGGGGCATCAAACACAGCCGGAGCAGGAGCAGGCATGATTCTAAGAGGACCACACaagataaaaatgcaaaattcaATCCATCTCAATTTCCCGACCACCAATAATGCAGCAGAGTACGAAGCTTTGATAGGCGGATTAAGAATGGCAATGGTAGTGAAAACCGAGTACATCAAGATTCAGAGCGACTCTAAATTGGTTGTGAACCAAGTACTTGGTCTGTACGAAGTAAAGGATCCAGAAATGAAAAAGTATGTGGACCGGGTTAAAGAGTTACTCGCAAACATCACCGAAGAAGGTGGAAAATGGGAACTAGAACAAATACCCAGAGAGGAAAACACAGAAGCAGATACACTGGCAAAAGCCGGAGCAGCCAAAGATACAATACCGGGCGTGCCGTGCTCGATACAAAATTTCAGCAGTGTCCAGAATCCTGAAGCAACATTCCTCATTAACCCAATGGACCAGTGGATGGAgcaaatcatatcatacatcGAAAACGGGATCCTACCCGAAGATAATAAAGAAGCAAGAAGGGTCAAAAGACGAGCACCACATTTCTCATACCGAGACGGAACGCTCTACAGAAAATCATTTTCACACCCCTGGTCCAGATGTCTCACAATGGAAGAAGGAAAATATGTCCTAGCCGAGATACACGAAGGGCTATGTGGAAGCCACATTTCACACCTGGCACTCTGTCGAAAGGTCGTCTTGCAAGGATATTATTGGCCGACACTGGCACAAGATGCAGAAAATCTGGTACGTAAGTGTGAAAAGTGCCAATACCACCAAAACGTGCACCATCAACCAACAACCGAGCAAAGTCCAATAATAAGCCCTTGGCCATTCAGCATATGGGGAATAGACATAGTCGGCCCTTTCCCAACAGCAAGCGGGCAGAGAAAAGTCCTAATAGTAGCAGTAGACCATTTctcaaaatgggtagaagccGAAGCCGTTTCTACCATAACAGAAGCACGAGTACGAAGTTTTGTCCGAAGAGAAATCATCTGTCGCTTCGGGATCCCAAAGATCATCATAACCGACAACGGAAAGCAATTCGACAACAAAAATTTCAGAGAATTCTGCGCAGAAAAAGAGATCGATCTAAGGTTCACATCAGTCACTCACCCACAAAGCAACGGGATGACCGAAGTAACCAATCGAACCATTGTCAACGGTTTAAAAAGGCGTCTAGACGACGCAAAAGGTCGATGGGCCGACGAGCTGCACAGTGTCTTATGGTCGTACCGAACCACACCAAAAGCGGGCACAGGAAGAACCCCATATAGTCTAACTTATGGGTGTGAGGCAATGGTACCGGTAGAGATAGGCATGCCAACCATCAGAGTCCAATATTTCGACGAGCAACAAAACGAAGAAAGTACCAGGCTCTGCCTCGACCTGCCTGAGGAACGAAGAGAGCAAGCCTTGCTACACatagaaacatataaacaaagaaTGGCAACATATCACAACAAAAGGGTCAAACCCCTAACATTTGAAATTGGAGATCTCGTACTAAGACGAGCCGACATAACAAAAGGCAATGCGGGAGTATCTAAACTCGGAGCTAACTGGGAAGGACCCTACCAAGTAAAAAAAGTAGGGAAAGGAGGAGCCTATTACCTAACCTACATGTCAGGACGAGACCTGCCAAGAACCTGGAATGCCAGAGTTCTTAAGCGATTTTACCAGTAGACAACATTCAGGTTATCGAGTCTgttaggggttttttcacttgcattttAGTCAAAGATGGTTGTAGGCAaaaatgcaagtttttcccctatcaataaagagaaaagaaaagaaacaacCGAGTCAAACCATAgcttaacagaattcaaagctatcgcttaaaaccgagttaagtcataacttaacagaattcaaagctatcgcttaaaaccgagttaagtcataacttaacagaattcaaagctatcgcttaaaaccaagttaagtcataacttaacagaattcaaagctatcgcttaaaaccgagttaagtcataacttaacagaattcaaagctatcgcttaaaaccgagttaagtcataacttaacagaattcaaagctattgcttaaaaccgagttaagtcatcacttaacagaattcaaagctatcgcttaaaaccgagttaagccatagcttaaacagaattcaaagctattgcttaaaaccgagttaagccatagcttaaacaGAATTTGAAGCTATtgaaccgagttaagccatagcttatcaaaatttgaatttattaatcaAAACCGAGTCAGGccatattttaacaaaaatcaGAAGTTAGTGCTTAAAGCCGGGCTAAGATATAACTCGAAACAATCCTTGAAAACCGAGCTAAAAAATCTCTCAACACAGCCTAATAAATTATTCAAAAGAGAAGAAACACCacaattcataaaacataaaccgATCTATTACTTGTCACAAAAAATTCTTTACAAAAGCGAAGATCCTAATCTATTACAGCATTGCTAACATGCTCCGGAACCGACAAGCCAGCCCCGGAGGAAGTCCCATCATTCTCGCTTAAACCGGCCTCCTCATAATGACGAACTTCAAGCAGCACAGTCGGAGACGAGATAATAACAACGTCAT containing:
- the LOC126657071 gene encoding uncharacterized protein LOC126657071 — translated: MEVYVDDIIVKSKKVEDHANDLEEVFTKLKKFKLKLNPDKCAFGVPAGKFLGYLISQKGIEVNPEKTKAILDMKAPKSAKESFEELKKFLSSPPLLGRPEAGETLYLYLSVTNETVASVLVKEEKTEQKPVYYTSKILPGSHGNSPNKPTLEESTRKTRNVRTDNQLVGHDRIIRHQIRTTNSNESSILADFVAETTTHDQPTEVDKGLVSWTLQVDGASNTAGAGAGMILRGPHKIKMQNSIHLNFPTTNNAAEYEALIGGLRMAMVVKTEYIKIQSDSKLVVNQVLGLYEVKDPEMKKYVDRVKELLANITEEGGKWELEQIPREENTEADTLAKAGAAKDTIPGVPCSIQNFSSVQNPEATFLINPMDQWMEQIISYIENGILPEDNKEARRVKRRAPHFSYRDGTLYRKSFSHPWSRCLTMEEGKYVLAEIHEGLCGSHISHLALCRKVVLQGYYWPTLAQDAENLVRKCEKCQYHQNVHHQPTTEQSPIISPWPFSIWGIDIVGPFPTASGQRKVLIVAVDHFSKWVEAEAVSTITEARVRSFVRREIICRFGIPKIIITDNGKQFDNKNFREFCAEKEIDLRFTSVTHPQSNGMTEVTNRTIVNGLKRRLDDAKGRWADELHSVLWSYRTTPKAGTGRTPYSLTYGCEAMVPVEIGMPTIRVQYFDEQQNEESTRLCLDLPEERREQALLHIETYKQRMATYHNKRVKPLTFEIGDLVLRRADITKGNAGVSKLGANWEGPYQVKKVGKGGAYYLTYMSGRDLPRTWNARVLKRFYQ